A genomic segment from Vagococcus zengguangii encodes:
- a CDS encoding transposase, translated as MYSNYNMNQLSLDITTSYIPEKNNTAWFINELVETLKIKESYLFGRPRQYNLSAMLKLVLFAYTRSVFSSRKIAQLAEESLPARWLTQEMVPSYRTIARFRISDELEGLINQGLEQLTAYLRQQNMIDDAIFIDGTKILADANKFSFVWKKSTIRFDAMNREATVSLMNELKEAYSSSHIPDGSNLSLDMVDEVLTRLEFRLEELEKQIETTPKLSPNCTAPKKLDQKI; from the coding sequence ATGTATTCTAATTATAACATGAATCAGTTAAGTTTGGATATTACAACTTCATATATTCCAGAAAAAAATAATACGGCTTGGTTTATTAACGAGCTAGTTGAAACATTAAAAATCAAAGAATCTTATTTATTCGGAAGACCACGTCAATATAATTTATCTGCTATGTTAAAGCTGGTCTTATTTGCGTACACACGCAGTGTTTTTAGTAGTCGTAAAATTGCTCAATTGGCTGAAGAGAGCCTACCGGCTCGTTGGTTAACACAAGAAATGGTGCCTTCTTATCGAACGATTGCACGCTTTAGAATATCTGATGAATTAGAAGGTCTTATTAATCAAGGCTTGGAGCAGCTAACCGCTTATTTACGTCAACAAAACATGATTGATGATGCCATTTTTATTGATGGAACTAAAATTTTAGCTGATGCCAATAAATTTAGTTTTGTTTGGAAGAAAAGCACGATTCGTTTCGATGCGATGAATCGAGAAGCAACCGTCTCTTTAATGAATGAATTAAAAGAGGCTTATTCGTCGTCTCATATACCAGATGGTTCTAATCTGTCTTTAGATATGGTTGATGAAGTTCTAACTCGTTTAGAATTCAGATTAGAAGAATTAGAAAAACAAATTGAAACAACACCTAAGCTTTCTCCCAACTGTACTGCCCCCAAAAAGTTAGACCAAAAAATCTAA